The window atccagatattattattgcacgtgagttggccgtgcggttccttatattattattgcacgtgagttggccgtgcggatccagatattattattgcacgtgagtagGCCGTGCAAattcagatatttatattatggcacgtgagttgtccgtgcttatagcgcttgggctgtacgagcccctcatgagtctgtacaccccagtgagcgcgggtacccattgagtgagggctgggagcccagggagtgatgagggctgggagcccagtgagtgattgttgttttgagaggttgtacttaaattccatttgttgttgcatttagttgctatctgtcattgttgtgaaatctgtgaaagattgttgatatacggattacatgaacaggaactgtataaaaattgatttgacattaaactgccagatttgatagcatgtctattcttttaTGGGATTACtagaaatgaaccataactgtgtagctcgttactatactcagttccttatttattattgttacttgctgagttggttgtactcatactacaccctgcacttcgtgtgcagatccaggtgttcccggacatagcggatATTGATTCTTCCGTAcaattgatttttcggagattcagaggtagctgccgtgtttcgcagaccttgtctctccttccctatctccgtATTACTGTAatttttggtcttagactattgtaGACCGTACTTTTCcagatttgtattcatattagatgctcatgtactcagtgacaccaggttttggggagtgttcgtgtttgtatttgggagattttgtattgtatttaaatattatattctcaaacttaaaagaaattatggtttaGTGACATTAActgcttgcctagtatcgagataggcgccatcacgacgggtgagattttgggtcgtgacaaattggtatcagagctctaggtaatATAGGTCTCacgcgagtcatgagcaggtttattagagtcttgcagatcggtacggagacgtttgtacttatcttcgagaggctgccgaacccttaggaaatacACGCGCACTTTTTAAAAGggagagagagtgtgtgtgttAGTGGGCCGAGCCCAAGGAAAACTCTGACAGTGTCAAAACAAAAGGGTATATCTTATATTGTGAGGGGAGAAGGGCAACATCCAGCAGCAAACAATAGAGAAGGGAAAATTTTGGACGAAATCCTTGAAAAGAAAGcttaagaaaacaaagaagaattagaaagttttaatttaataattccTCCAGCTAATGTCTTCCTCGTCTCAAAAGGTCAGCTTTCTTTCTTTGATTTTGCACGAGTTTgttttcttgtttggggactgaaaataaatattatgggctgtGATTCTATTTGCTTCTGGGGACTGGGGTATATATGTACGTATTTGGTATAACGTGGTGTTAAGAGCAAGATGACTATTATATCAATGGGTAGATTATAGATTTGGTTATAATGATACTTCTTAAAATTAATATATAGATTGGTTTTATAATAACATATGTAATTGATAAAGACGTCGAATTGATCGTCTGGTATTTCAATACGAATATTATGGGTGATAATATCACAACTTGTACTTTTATAACTTACATAATTTTCATGATTTGACAATGTAATGTGTTACCGAATATTTTAGAATATTACATCGGAGCAAGGGTATATAcagaattttgaaaaacagtATCATCATTGGAATGAGCATTATAACATTAATTCAGAtcatattaataaaaaataatttaaatacattagtattaattttttcgataaatcttttattttttttagaaaagatCACGATAGCCTTATTAGAAATGTATTACATAATAAGCTGAAATAAGAAATTATTACTATAATTATCATGAAAGTACCTTTGACTGTCAGAAATTACCTCGTCCTTACCTCATACATCATGTCTCTGCATGTCATTATTCTTTTGAATACTCCCTCGTGATCCAAACACATAAAAAATTGTTAAGTATATGTGAAATTTTACAATCTTTCACATCAACTAAGTATCTATAGCTTGGACCATCTCCAACCCTTACCTCAATTTTTTTCTCCAAAATACAGTAATCTCCAAAATGCAGGAAAGTTACTCcaattattactttattttttactccaaaaaaatatattccattttatatattcttctctcttcaatattatattattatctttatataaattttattttcttatttctattaaagaaaatctatctttttttcttttttacatattcatcacatataatttaatataaaattattttacaccataaatttttaaataatataatttgtaagcaaatattatacattatatatattaaaagataattcaaataaaagtgaaatcattgagaTACATATTACATAATATTACATAATGGTAAAATTCATATTAaatattataacttataataaaattaacttaaaattttacataaaaataataaatgcatgaaaattaatttatcaaaattatacgccaaagttaagatgtaaaactaatattataaagatattacataaatataattAGATATATaaaaagagataaattaaaagagttaaataataaaaaataaaaaaaatgcatgAATAGTAATGGAGAGATGAATAGTGTCCCACATATTTGGAGGAACACTATTCGTCCCCCATTTTGGAGGCAAAAATGGGGGAGGGTTAAGTTGCCCCCATTAGGGAGAAATGGGGAGGTTTGGAGATGAccttatttaaattaaagaaagatAAATCTAttttagtttttatttcaaatatataacaaaatttaaattatagaaggataattttttttaaattcacgTATCTAACAGAAGAATTAGAAGGACTCCACTTATCAAAGATACTAAACCAGTATGAGAAGTAGTTTTAATTCgatcataattttatttttcattcatatatccgtattttaaattcaaaattttattaCAACGATGAATAGTTTTGTCTTATGATTTTCAAGtggcctatatatatatatatatatatatatatatatatatatatatatatatatatatatatatatatatatatatatatatatatatatatatatatatatatatatatatatatatatatatatatatatatatatatatatcatgtaaAATTGTGATCTACGAGGTAAGGACAGGGTAAACTTATCAGTAAAAGATACTCCATGATAATTACAGGAATACTTATTTATTTCAGCTTattatgttctagtattattCCTAATTAGGCTAGggctgtgcataatttggtaaatatcgAATTACCGTATCGAAACCAAaaattttggtattcggtattcgatattttggtattcggtatgtTATTTGgtttatgttttaaaaaaaatttggtattaggtatggtatttgatattttaaaataaaatactgaaatatTGAtatcgtaccgaaatatatattataatacacaatacacattttattaattataacataagtataagaaatctaaaattttactttcctttattctctaagttcatcaattaactctaagcaagtaacaaaaCATTTCTCTAAGTTTTCTCTCTCTAGGTTGGTATATGttagttttggacaaaacttttgtcaataaacgtttttagttttgtacttttgaatattttaattaagaatattaccgtctatgactctatgcactagttagtattcaaaccgaataaactgaagttaccgaaccgaataaaccgaaaccgaatATCGAAAATATCGAACCAAAATATCTAAATACTgtaccgtaccgaccgacgaacacccctaaATAAGGCTATCATGAGCTTTTttctaaataaaaaatttatcaaGAAAAAGTTTACCAATGtactttgattttttattttattaatatgaTTCGAATTTTGTTTTCTTAATAAGATGTTGTGCTGATATGTTCATTCACTTTTTAAAATGGAGACTtcactttttaaaatttttgtgtaCGCCCTTGGATAGGATCTCATTAATCTTAATAAGATGTTTCGGGTCTGAAATTTAGGTATATAAAAAATCATGGTACAGAGAATCCCAGATGcaacattaaaaaaaaacttgtgtTTTAATCTAATAAGGTACTAAACTTTATTTTTGCAGAAGGTTTAGGTGACGGAAAATATTTCAAGAAACTTATTTTTTGAATAGTATTTTCGATGTTAGACAGTGAAACAATGTttccaattttttatttattaaagattGAGAATAATCTTGGCTAATCGGATAGTATTTCGATATATTTTTCGGAATATTAAAGAATAAATTATGACAATTCATTTAGCCAATTCCAACTTTTTGGGATTGAAACATAATTGTTATAAAACGTGATACATGAAGATTCACATAGCCAATTTCAAATTTCGTACTACTTGTTGTTCGTTGAACTTTACACTATTTTCCTGCTTGAATATATGTTTTATGATGTCACTCAATATAAATAACTGAACATATTATTCCAGCCCATTAAGATCTCTAACTCATTTCCTAGCACAATCTTAAAAACATCAAAAGGCTTGACCTTTAACACAACAAattttagaaccttaagttgcaTTTCCACAGAGCAAAGGCTAGAACATATGTTAATTCACTTGTATTTGAGAATCATAATTCAAGAGCCTCTTCAAAGAGCTTTGTCATAATATACGGATAAGCCCCCTATACTACATAAATGACAATCTACAACTATTTTCCCCATACCTTTTTGGTGCCTTCCACTACTCAATATATCAACAAAATTCAGCACATTTATCTTGTGATATCATTGTGTGTCTTAAACTTAAACCAACTCAACAATTGCCATAATAAACCATTCAATCTACAAAGTCATGAATCATCTGACCTCCAAACTGCTGTCTGAGTCGATGTTCGTGTAGTTGCTGCAactgttgctgttgttgtgcaGCCTCAGCATTTTGCCTTAGACCCAATGTCAACGACACAGCTCCTATACCACCGATTTCAAGTCCATTTCTCTGGTAAGGTACAAACCCCATTAACGAACCGTCCATGCTAGCAGGAATGTGACACTCTAACCTTGACCGCTTTTCTTGATTCTTCCACAACATATCTTCGTCTAATCGTTCCGAGGGACCGATCCCTGGGCAGTCATCTTGCTTCTCTGACATGCCACTCATGTTGAGCACATTGAAGTGTTGGCCACAATTTGAAATGCTGATGCTACTTCTATGCAATCCATCATTTACTTGGTTTGGTCGTTCTGTCACGAGCTTCCCCTCTGATCTTCTGATACTAGAACCGGTTTGATCTCCCAATCCTTTAGTCTCCAGTGTATGAATTTCTTCAACCATTGGTTTCCAGACACGAACACGTGCATTAATGAACCAATTAGAAACCTGTATTAAACATATCAGGCTTCGTTTTCTGTAATATCATGAATGTAGAACATAAAGTTTAGGCATTTCTTTCGATACGCTGCAAACCGTACCTGGTTTCTAGTTAGGCCAGTCTGAGTGGCCAACATGTGTTTATCACTATCAGTAGGATacctaaaagtaaaaaaaattcattcaTTCATAACATTATCAAATGGAGTCAAATGCGGCAGTGGATTTTCAACTATTTAAAAGTGAAGAGGGCGATAGAGGATAGAGATTTACGGGTGAAGGAAGTGGTCGAAAAGCCAAGCTCTAAGAATAGCCACAGCACGCTCGGGTAAGCCTCGTTGGGGCCTCCAGACATGTTGCTGGGATTCAAAAAAGGCCACCCCGGCTCCACCAGCTTTCTGCTTATGTAAGTTCTGGTCAATGAATTTCATCTTCGATGAAGTTCCATCACCTTTGCTCATGCCAGTTGTTGCAGGGGAAGGCAAATCTTCACCTAATGCTTGCCTTATATTCTTTAGGTTATCCGAGATGGAATTCCTCAGTGATCTAAAATGTTGCGAGATCGATTTGAGAGCTAAGGAAATGTAAGGGGTCGCTGCACTAAGCCCAGCCACAGTTTCAAAGGATGAGACCACCATTTGCATTTGCTGATGATACTGTTTATATCTTCTACAAATCTGTCACAAGTATATTTAAGTCAATTTAAAAAGTTGTCCTCTAAATTAAATGTGCACCAAATATAAAGAAGCAATATAGTGGAAAATGTTCCATTTGTTGCTTCTATTTCTGGACTTTACTATAACGAAAATTTCAAATACAACTTTGAGCCGAAGGtcttcggaaacagcctctctacctccacAGGGCAGGGGTCAGGTCTGCGAACACTACACTCCCCCGGtcccacttgtggaattatacTTAGTTTGTTGTTGTTCAATTTAATCCCAATAATTTGACAGTGAAGTTGGGTTAATCTGTGGTAGAATGTCAAATCAATTGGTAGAACAAGTAATTTTTTAATAAATGTCGGCAACAGAGGTACTTGGTCAGGACATTGCTTTACAACTATGAGAACATCAAAGTATGGTCTTTAAATGATGAGATTCTACTTTAATAAAGTCACTAAAACATAACATCATTGATTGAAAATCATTCTATTCAAAGCAATGCTCTTTGTTGAGTAAATAAATATGTTCATGCTGATGGAGAACGTAGATGTTAAAGGCACCAAATCATATAGATCGGCCggcaaagaaaaaaagaaagtagGTTTAAAAAGGTAAAACTATGTCCTACAACAAAAGCAACCAACAGTCTCTTTGCCATGTACCTTTAACAAGCTGCATATTTGCAAGAAACAGTAACTAAAGCTGAGAGCCATTACAAGTGTAAATATTAGGCAGCGAAAACCCCACGAAATCACCAATCTAAGAAAATAGTCTTAAGCAAGGGAGATTCAATCCCAAGGAGTACCATATGTTGTGATACTTTGAGAGAGTAAAAACATATATGATGTTTATTCAGCCAAGTGAACGAACAAACTGCGCATTTTGATTATAGTATATGTTTTTTAATAAATCCTATATCTTTTCCAAAAGAACGAACAACTTCCTTCAGTTTTATGGAGCTAGTGTACAATACATCATATTAAGAACAGTTTCACAGAATTTGATCGGAGTCTAATTTTTATTATAGCCAGGTTTAATATCAATTTATAAAAGTAGGATGCAAATAAGTCAATGTACCTAACATGAATTTTATACTGAAGGGCGCactaaatactataacaagtgcTACTATCGATAATCATCAAAGTTTCTAGTTCAGAAATAGGGCTCTTGATTTATTCCAACTATTAGAGATACTATACCATGTCCCATTTTACATAAGAAAAGTGACATAGTGAGATACCATTATTTCATCAATGCTTCAAGTTATAAGTTTAGCTACAACGGTTAGCTAAACTGATGTCTCTatcatatgaaactgaaaatggaATATCGAGCCTATTAGAAACTACTCCATCTGTTTCAATTTacatgaacctatttcctttttggtctgtgcccaaaagaatgaccccttttcttaaatggaaacaatttacctttatgcaatgatttataccccacaaaatatatgtgactcaatttacaccacaagttcaaaagtcttctctcttttcttaaattcaGTACCcggtcaaatgggttcacataaattgaaacggagggagtagaaaGTAGATAACCGTACAAACGTCCTTCAAAAATCCGCATACGAATGAAGATAAATGAAAAAGCAATTCCTAATGTATGAAATATCTTCATTCTTGTTCTACGGATATTTTGAAGGATACTATCATTTGTAAACGTTGCCAGGCCGGGGCGGTCTAACTGTAAGAGCACAACGCGTGATGTGTGGGTTGGGCGCAAGTCAACTTCTCAAAGATTTGAGCTGCACTGCAGACATAAATCTGAGATTTAATTATAGAAGGGTAGAAGGATAAAAGGGCAAGCTCATTATCCCCGAGCTTCAAACCGTACGCCACTATGCCTTCGGGCTTTGTCAGTTGTAAAAAAAAGTAGATAATCTACCCAGTAAAAAAAATCCACAAGACATAACGGTGGGGATGCATGCAAGAAAAGGATTCACCGACAGAAGAAAAATGAGAACTCTTGAGAAATTCTAGACCTTACGAAAATTACATTATACATCAGATTAAACATTTTTGTGATTGGAAGTATGCTATGCAGGAAAACTAAAACATCAATTGTGTGACATTAAATTAAGCTAGATAAAAGGAAATATTGCACAAACCTCATCCTGCATATATATTAGCTTCGCCTTCTTTTGCAAATAATCAGGCCGGCCATTGGATTCGGCTGATGAGCCACCCGAATCTCCGACAATGGCTCCTGATGAAGACTCAGCAGCATTACCATCACAAGAAACCCTAACACCACCCTCACGAACTTTCTTCGAGAAAATGCAACTTTTAACGGCGTTTGATCCAGCTGCAAGATTGCAAAGTTCATCCATCAATTGTTGCGCCGGCCTTAGAAACTTTGAGCTTTTCAGTATAGTTGCATAACCAGTGAAAGGACCAAGTGGCACTGCACTCCGATGTGCAATTGCAAAATTCTCAGATAATGGATTTCTTTTTTCCATCTGTACCATATTTGTTTTTGATGTTGGAACCGGCGAGAGCGAAAGAGCTAACGCCTGAGCGTTAGAATTATCAGGAGCAGTACTATTTGTGCTCACATTTGTACCCAATTCACAACTAATCCATTGATGACATCTCTCAACCGGCCTGCTTACTAAGTCAGAAGAGTTTTTCACGTGTAACGGGCGAGAATGATCAACATAATTTGGAAGCAAAAGAAGTTCATTCCCGCTCTCCGTCCAAGAACCACGACCAACCATTTCTACACCTTGGGTTCCAACAGTAGCTGAAGTAACAACTTCTTGAAGAGTGTCATGGTAAAGTACTGAAGTGGAACTAAATTGCATATTACTCGACGAATTAGTCATGGGAGAGTGCTGAATTTCTTGATAATCGAAAAAATTGGGCTTCACATCAATGGTAGAAACATTATTCAAATTCAATGATCCCGATAAACCTTGATCCTCTACAAACATTGGAGTACTTAAATTGCTTTCAATAACAACTCCAGAACCACTTGAATAATTTCCAACATTATTCCAATTACAATTACCGGTCTGTTGCAAATCAACGCTTTTCCAATTGCTACAATTTTGTGTAACATCATGACTAACTCTATGATCAAGCCGATCACTAGCAGCTCGCAACTCTAGATTATGCATCATCATAGTATCCTTATTTGACACTACAACAGGTTCCGTGCTTGTACCGAAATTAAACATTTCAGTTGACAATACAGATGGATCATAAGATATATTTCCATATTGATATGGTTGAATTCCTTGCTCCGAATTAAACCTCAACCTTTCTCTCCTGCTTTGTTGT is drawn from Nicotiana tabacum cultivar K326 chromosome 9, ASM71507v2, whole genome shotgun sequence and contains these coding sequences:
- the LOC107813887 gene encoding uncharacterized protein LOC107813887, giving the protein MSDQTSEFHVAQQSRRERLRFNSEQGIQPYQYGNISYDPSVLSTEMFNFGTSTEPVVVSNKDTMMMHNLELRAASDRLDHRVSHDVTQNCSNWKSVDLQQTGNCNWNNVGNYSSGSGVVIESNLSTPMFVEDQGLSGSLNLNNVSTIDVKPNFFDYQEIQHSPMTNSSSNMQFSSTSVLYHDTLQEVVTSATVGTQGVEMVGRGSWTESGNELLLLPNYVDHSRPLHVKNSSDLVSRPVERCHQWISCELGTNVSTNSTAPDNSNAQALALSLSPVPTSKTNMVQMEKRNPLSENFAIAHRSAVPLGPFTGYATILKSSKFLRPAQQLMDELCNLAAGSNAVKSCIFSKKVREGGVRVSCDGNAAESSSGAIVGDSGGSSAESNGRPDYLQKKAKLIYMQDEICRRYKQYHQQMQMVVSSFETVAGLSAATPYISLALKSISQHFRSLRNSISDNLKNIRQALGEDLPSPATTGMSKGDGTSSKMKFIDQNLHKQKAGGAGVAFFESQQHVWRPQRGLPERAVAILRAWLFDHFLHPYPTDSDKHMLATQTGLTRNQVSNWFINARVRVWKPMVEEIHTLETKGLGDQTGSSIRRSEGKLVTERPNQVNDGLHRSSISISNCGQHFNVLNMSGMSEKQDDCPGIGPSERLDEDMLWKNQEKRSRLECHIPASMDGSLMGFVPYQRNGLEIGGIGAVSLTLGLRQNAEAAQQQQQLQQLHEHRLRQQFGGQMIHDFVD